One part of the Caproiciproducens sp. CPB-2 genome encodes these proteins:
- a CDS encoding ATP-binding protein, whose amino-acid sequence MNSRSIGKLVSISQRGIVAEMYESLGNYVNTMDGIRFVGEVGSYVSIYDIGRTIIGEITGVEEKPVLTSKPMSKPNSSRQLNINLIGEIISNKFFFGVSKMPLIFSEVNIISENDLITMLEVSDEEETIKETEGSTRAKLLPIGSSVIFPDYSVKLNIDKFFGFHFAVFGNTGAGKSNTIATIIQNIFLKTNYSARGAKLVIIDSNGEYAQAFSSITAVNPQIKVKCLVASESTEQENRLEIPVWALTADDWAILLHATEKTQVPILKRAIDLARSFFDPDNHDDDVKNHILASTVLGIINSSDTSASKSDKVKGVLTTFKTEAINLDVMIDEATTLRNAITMHYGAFINEEAAINFVQAFIKNDLADSLVVAKQVTYTMQQFLEAVQFATFYEGSISSQRIQEYTSTLITRLQALNDGIQGKILTKTEFESIEAYVNDLLGEHQIVNIDISLLDDSSAEVVTKVLAKLLLDHLKRMDSKADMPINFIIEEAHRFVRNESNYGVLGYNIFERIAKEGRKFGLLMGISSQRPSELSKTVVSQCSNFIIHRVQNPDDLQYIAKMVPYVNQGMIDRLTYLQTGHALVFGTAINLPTLTKFEQASPKPDSDNAKISEKWYIE is encoded by the coding sequence TGGTGAAGTGGGATCATATGTTTCTATCTATGACATTGGACGAACAATTATTGGAGAAATCACTGGTGTTGAAGAAAAACCCGTGCTAACCAGTAAGCCAATGAGCAAACCCAATAGTAGCCGTCAACTTAACATTAACCTGATCGGAGAAATTATATCGAATAAGTTCTTCTTTGGCGTTTCAAAAATGCCGCTTATTTTCTCAGAGGTTAATATCATCTCCGAAAATGACCTGATTACGATGCTTGAAGTCTCAGACGAGGAAGAAACTATAAAGGAGACAGAAGGTTCGACAAGAGCTAAACTGCTACCCATTGGTTCGTCTGTGATTTTTCCAGATTATTCAGTCAAGCTAAACATAGATAAATTCTTTGGCTTCCATTTTGCTGTCTTTGGCAACACAGGTGCCGGAAAATCAAATACCATAGCTACAATTATACAAAATATTTTCTTGAAAACGAACTACTCTGCACGTGGGGCGAAGTTAGTTATCATAGACTCAAACGGCGAATACGCTCAGGCATTTTCTTCAATCACTGCTGTTAATCCGCAAATAAAAGTAAAATGTCTTGTCGCTTCGGAAAGCACTGAGCAAGAAAATCGCTTGGAGATTCCTGTATGGGCATTGACTGCTGACGACTGGGCAATTCTGCTACATGCAACAGAAAAAACACAAGTTCCCATTTTGAAACGTGCTATTGATCTTGCAAGGAGTTTCTTCGACCCGGATAATCACGATGACGATGTAAAGAATCATATTTTGGCAAGCACTGTACTTGGGATTATCAATAGTTCGGACACTTCTGCATCTAAGTCTGATAAAGTGAAAGGGGTATTGACCACATTCAAAACTGAGGCAATAAACTTGGATGTCATGATTGATGAAGCAACAACCCTCAGAAATGCAATTACAATGCATTATGGAGCTTTCATAAATGAAGAGGCTGCTATTAATTTTGTGCAGGCCTTCATAAAAAATGATCTTGCCGATTCTCTTGTCGTGGCAAAACAAGTTACATATACAATGCAGCAATTCCTTGAAGCTGTTCAATTTGCTACTTTCTATGAGGGAAGCATAAGTTCTCAACGGATTCAAGAGTATACATCAACGCTTATCACAAGGCTTCAAGCATTGAATGACGGCATACAAGGGAAGATATTGACGAAAACAGAATTTGAGTCGATTGAAGCGTATGTAAATGATCTTCTTGGCGAACATCAGATAGTGAACATTGACATCAGCTTGCTTGATGATTCGTCTGCAGAAGTGGTTACTAAGGTTCTTGCGAAGCTTCTGCTTGATCATCTCAAGCGAATGGATAGCAAAGCTGATATGCCAATAAACTTCATAATAGAAGAAGCTCATAGGTTTGTTAGAAATGAAAGTAATTATGGGGTTCTAGGGTACAACATTTTTGAACGTATTGCAAAGGAAGGACGGAAATTTGGTCTGCTTATGGGCATCTCATCTCAACGTCCAAGCGAGTTGTCAAAAACTGTTGTTTCTCAGTGCAGCAATTTCATAATCCACCGTGTCCAAAATCCCGACGATCTTCAATATATTGCAAAAATGGTTCCCTATGTTAATCAAGGGATGATTGATAGACTTACCTACTTGCAAACTGGACACGCGCTTGTATTTGGAACCGCAATAAATCTTCCCACGCTTACTAAGTTCGAGCAGGCATCTCCAAAACCGGATAGTGATAATGCGAAAATATCCGAAAAATGGTATATTGAATGA
- a CDS encoding DUF3991 and TOPRIM domain-containing protein produces MPYIDPEVILEAKQMDLLTYLQNYEPKELVHFSGNVYCTRTHDSLKISNGKWCWHSRGIGGRSALDYLIKVNGMSFTEAVEQIMGQAAIKPPVFMPKAQKLSTPFALPPMDKSITEVERYLMQRGISRELIRYCVDSQILYQTRKGEYCNAVFVGCDKDRIPRYASIRGISGDFKGDVTGSDKRYSFALPNGGKNLHLFESAIDLLSFATLKAIQPQHGYDGDLLSLSGVYKPKQNIEDSALPPALTQYLKGHPEISHIHLHLDNDLAGRLATKAIVAVLPNRYAVTDEPPPSGKDYNDYLCDCLNLPRTHVKERNYAR; encoded by the coding sequence ATGCCATATATCGATCCTGAGGTGATTTTGGAAGCCAAGCAAATGGACTTGCTGACTTATCTCCAAAACTACGAGCCGAAGGAGCTTGTTCACTTTTCCGGCAACGTCTATTGCACCCGCACACACGACAGCTTGAAAATATCCAACGGCAAGTGGTGCTGGCACAGCCGGGGAATCGGCGGGCGCTCCGCGCTCGACTATCTCATCAAGGTAAACGGTATGAGCTTCACAGAAGCAGTGGAGCAGATCATGGGGCAGGCGGCAATCAAGCCGCCTGTTTTCATGCCCAAGGCACAAAAGCTATCAACCCCCTTTGCCCTCCCCCCGATGGACAAAAGCATTACGGAGGTCGAACGGTATCTAATGCAGCGCGGGATCAGCCGGGAGCTTATCCGCTATTGCGTCGACTCGCAGATTTTGTACCAAACCCGTAAGGGCGAATATTGTAATGCCGTCTTTGTGGGCTGCGATAAAGACAGAATCCCGCGCTATGCCAGTATTCGTGGAATTAGCGGCGACTTCAAGGGTGATGTAACCGGAAGCGACAAACGGTATTCTTTCGCCCTGCCAAACGGTGGTAAGAACCTGCACCTGTTTGAATCGGCCATTGATTTGCTTTCATTTGCAACACTTAAAGCAATTCAGCCTCAGCATGGTTATGACGGCGATTTGCTTTCCCTTTCCGGCGTATATAAGCCGAAGCAGAATATTGAGGACAGCGCCCTGCCGCCTGCACTCACGCAGTACCTCAAAGGCCACCCGGAAATATCCCACATTCATTTGCATCTGGATAACGACCTTGCGGGACGGCTTGCCACCAAAGCGATTGTGGCCGTTCTGCCAAATCGGTACGCTGTGACGGACGAGCCGCCCCCCTCCGGCAAGGACTATAACGACTACCTGTGTGACTGCTTGAATTTGCCCCGAACACATGTCAAAGAAAGGAACTATGCACGATGA
- a CDS encoding DpnD/PcfM family protein, with the protein MKEYEVQIRESLSMTVTVEAESALQARELVERQWKNGEYVLDADHFQGVAFTVPARRSRER; encoded by the coding sequence ATGAAAGAGTATGAAGTTCAGATTAGAGAATCCCTTTCCATGACCGTGACGGTTGAAGCCGAAAGTGCATTACAGGCGCGGGAGCTTGTAGAGCGCCAATGGAAAAACGGCGAATATGTTTTAGACGCCGATCATTTTCAAGGCGTGGCTTTTACTGTTCCAGCAAGGCGCAGCCGTGAACGTTGA
- a CDS encoding plasmid mobilization protein gives MRKRNIQIITRLNKDEHQQFQKRVKKSGLSQEAYVRHLINGLVPTDAPPPDYYSMMRELHAIGTNLNQIAQKAHALGAIDTRRYDENADLLHKTVVEITNAVMLPRRME, from the coding sequence ATGAGAAAACGAAACATTCAGATTATCACGCGCCTTAATAAAGACGAACACCAGCAATTCCAAAAGCGGGTTAAAAAATCAGGCTTGTCGCAGGAGGCGTATGTCCGTCATTTGATTAACGGCCTCGTCCCCACCGACGCGCCTCCCCCCGATTATTACTCCATGATGAGAGAGCTGCACGCCATCGGTACAAACCTCAATCAGATAGCGCAGAAAGCCCATGCGTTAGGTGCGATTGACACAAGGCGGTATGACGAGAACGCCGACCTGCTGCACAAAACCGTGGTTGAAATCACAAACGCCGTCATGCTTCCCCGGCGAATGGAATAA
- a CDS encoding relaxase/mobilization nuclease domain-containing protein gives MAYTSIWSVKGWLGKVVIYAENPDKTENPAYFEKQGMTAEQAQGLSDVIDYAAQSRKTELTDESAEILRHYVTGINCSPETARDEMMAAKKKFGKEDGVVAYHGIQSFAPGEIDPDTAHEIGVKLARQLWGDKYQVLVTTHLDKASHLHSHFVVNTVSWVDGIRYHRTERDYYNMQIESDKLCREYGLSVIEEPKRGKSKHYGEWQAEKNNKPTYRSLLKADVDLAIAQSMTERQFWDAIKKMGYHVKYGQDITLRPEGKDRGLKLLRNFGEDYSIGGIRKRILANTRPQRRIVPADPPPKQLRFVGKLNKARRITGLRALYFSYLYKMGVLPKHREPNPKRVYFLFREDIRFIQNISRETRLLVKHGIDTAEQLAAHKDSLTQQVISLSSARKHLRYQTRSIGDEGKLAEVKTEIASLSQQIAGLRKEVRLCEDIDRRSVDMKEKIRIAAEEEKSNGKESKQHESVRGRR, from the coding sequence ATGGCCTACACCTCTATCTGGAGCGTTAAAGGCTGGCTTGGCAAGGTGGTGATTTACGCTGAAAATCCCGATAAGACCGAAAACCCCGCCTACTTTGAAAAACAGGGCATGACGGCGGAGCAGGCACAGGGGCTTTCGGATGTGATCGACTATGCCGCGCAGAGCCGAAAAACGGAGCTGACCGACGAGAGCGCCGAAATCCTCCGGCACTATGTCACAGGGATTAACTGTTCCCCCGAAACCGCCCGCGATGAGATGATGGCGGCAAAAAAGAAATTCGGCAAGGAGGACGGCGTTGTCGCCTATCACGGCATACAGTCCTTCGCTCCCGGCGAGATTGACCCGGATACCGCCCATGAAATCGGCGTAAAGCTGGCACGGCAGCTTTGGGGCGACAAATATCAGGTTCTCGTTACCACCCATTTGGATAAGGCCAGCCACCTCCACTCCCATTTTGTAGTCAACACCGTTTCGTGGGTGGACGGCATCCGCTATCACCGCACCGAACGGGATTACTACAATATGCAAATCGAATCCGACAAGCTCTGCCGGGAATACGGCCTTTCGGTGATTGAAGAACCAAAGCGCGGCAAATCCAAGCATTACGGCGAATGGCAGGCCGAAAAGAACAATAAGCCGACCTACCGCTCTTTGCTTAAAGCGGATGTTGACCTGGCGATTGCGCAGTCCATGACCGAACGGCAGTTTTGGGACGCCATCAAAAAGATGGGCTACCATGTGAAATACGGGCAGGACATCACCCTGCGCCCGGAGGGGAAGGATCGGGGCTTGAAGCTGCTGCGGAACTTTGGCGAGGATTACTCCATCGGCGGAATCCGCAAGCGGATATTGGCAAACACCCGCCCGCAGCGGCGAATTGTTCCGGCAGATCCGCCGCCGAAACAGCTTCGTTTTGTCGGAAAATTGAACAAGGCAAGACGGATTACAGGGCTTCGCGCCCTGTATTTTTCTTACCTGTATAAAATGGGCGTTCTGCCTAAGCACAGAGAACCGAACCCCAAGCGGGTATATTTCCTCTTCCGGGAGGACATCCGCTTCATCCAAAACATCTCACGGGAAACACGGCTGTTGGTGAAGCACGGCATTGACACCGCCGAGCAACTGGCCGCCCATAAGGACAGTCTGACGCAGCAGGTCATTTCTCTATCCTCTGCCCGAAAGCATCTGCGCTATCAGACTCGTAGCATCGGAGATGAGGGTAAACTGGCGGAGGTCAAAACCGAGATTGCCAGCCTGTCACAGCAGATTGCAGGGTTACGAAAGGAGGTGAGGCTATGTGAGGATATAGATAGGCGGTCTGTGGATATGAAAGAAAAAATCCGCATTGCCGCAGAAGAAGAAAAATCCAACGGAAAGGAGAGCAAACAACATGAATCAGTCAGGGGACGCCGCTGA
- a CDS encoding PcfB family protein has product MNQSGDAAEQIVRMSLEGVEVAAKITGSAAKEIATFLVAALKSKDSKLKLKGKARMTSMLKSGKALEIFSVKDSDLQKFAQGAKQYGIVYCVLRNRKNSPDGLCDIMVKADDAPRISRLVERFKFATVDKAKIESTLVKSQAEKAQAAGQPTLDKNDTEKLLDDLLGTPEGKPAPDTPETVKAEPDKTAAQEAPAKQNPDAAKAEKPLPSEPTSESRRNSAKGTLSKPSVKEEIREIRAARAKQEADAPKRDEKAAADRPKSQTTTHKQPQPGGKSKSKKPKERA; this is encoded by the coding sequence ATGAATCAGTCAGGGGACGCCGCTGAACAGATTGTGCGCATGAGTTTGGAGGGCGTTGAGGTTGCCGCCAAAATTACAGGCTCGGCGGCAAAGGAAATCGCCACTTTCCTTGTGGCGGCATTGAAAAGCAAAGACAGCAAGCTGAAGCTAAAGGGCAAGGCGCGTATGACCTCCATGCTGAAATCCGGCAAGGCTTTGGAGATTTTTTCGGTCAAGGACAGCGATTTACAGAAATTTGCCCAGGGCGCAAAGCAGTACGGCATTGTCTACTGTGTTTTGCGGAACAGGAAAAACTCGCCGGACGGCTTGTGCGACATCATGGTGAAAGCCGATGATGCGCCGAGAATCAGCCGTTTGGTGGAACGCTTCAAATTTGCCACGGTAGACAAGGCGAAAATCGAAAGCACACTTGTCAAATCTCAAGCTGAAAAAGCGCAGGCCGCAGGACAGCCCACGCTGGACAAAAACGACACCGAGAAATTGCTGGACGATTTACTCGGAACCCCGGAGGGCAAGCCTGCGCCCGACACACCGGAAACCGTCAAAGCGGAGCCGGATAAAACCGCCGCACAGGAGGCTCCGGCAAAGCAAAACCCCGATGCGGCAAAGGCGGAGAAACCCCTTCCGTCCGAGCCTACCTCCGAGAGCAGAAGAAACTCCGCAAAGGGTACTTTGAGTAAGCCGTCTGTGAAAGAGGAAATCCGGGAAATCAGGGCGGCGAGGGCGAAGCAGGAGGCGGATGCACCGAAGCGGGATGAAAAGGCGGCTGCGGACAGGCCGAAATCGCAGACGACCACCCACAAGCAGCCGCAGCCCGGCGGTAAATCCAAATCGAAAAAACCGAAAGAGAGGGCTTAA
- a CDS encoding VirD4-like conjugal transfer protein, CD1115 family, translated as MRRDSPKQTLILAAFGLVPVVWAALLTAPSVAGGLPEILQNLTAALNNPFKIQWCGDSIKAVLFFIAAYGMAIGIYLSTRRNTRPREEHGSAKWGEAAVINRKYADKRFCENKILTQNVRIGFDTRKHRRNLNVLVCGGSGAGKTRFYCKPNAMNCNSSMVILDPKGEITRDTGHLLKAKGMEVKVLDLINMWRSHCYNPFVYLKEDNDAQRLVTNLFKSTTPKGAQTQDPFWDTAASMLLLALVFYLKYEAPPDEQNFPMVMEMLRAGEVREDDDSYQSPLDELFDRLEMRSPDHIAVKYYRDYRSGSAKTLKSIQITLAARLEKFNLESLAALTATDELDLGSIGEKKTALFIIIPDNDSSFNFLVSILYTQLFQQLFYSADHKHGGSLPVHVHFLMDEFANVSLPDDFDKILSVMRSRSVSVSIVLQNMAQLKALFEKQWESIVGNCDEFLYLGGNEQSTHKYVSELLGKETLDTNTYGKSTGRNGNYSTNYQISGRELLTPDEVRMLDNRYALLFIRGERPILDDKFDILRHPNVGGTTDGKAEAFRHGEVTESVATLVFDEDIDPVRLSEIQITDNEAYELLSEEDVENLFN; from the coding sequence ATGAGGCGAGATAGTCCAAAACAAACCCTTATCCTGGCGGCGTTCGGCTTAGTCCCAGTGGTATGGGCGGCTCTCCTTACCGCCCCCTCCGTGGCGGGAGGTCTGCCCGAAATTTTGCAAAACCTGACGGCGGCGTTAAACAATCCATTCAAAATACAGTGGTGCGGGGACAGCATAAAAGCTGTCCTCTTTTTTATTGCCGCCTATGGTATGGCAATCGGCATTTACCTTTCCACCCGGCGCAATACCCGCCCACGGGAGGAACACGGCAGCGCCAAATGGGGCGAGGCTGCCGTCATAAACCGCAAATATGCCGACAAGCGATTTTGCGAAAATAAGATTTTAACCCAAAATGTCCGAATCGGCTTTGATACACGGAAGCACCGCCGCAATCTCAATGTCCTTGTGTGCGGCGGTTCCGGCGCAGGCAAGACCCGTTTCTACTGCAAGCCCAACGCCATGAACTGCAACAGCAGCATGGTGATTTTAGACCCCAAGGGGGAAATCACCCGCGATACGGGGCATTTGCTCAAGGCGAAAGGCATGGAGGTCAAGGTGCTTGACCTTATCAATATGTGGCGTTCCCATTGCTACAACCCCTTTGTCTATCTCAAAGAGGACAACGATGCGCAAAGGCTTGTCACCAACCTGTTCAAAAGCACCACGCCCAAAGGGGCGCAGACCCAAGACCCGTTTTGGGATACGGCGGCATCCATGCTTCTGCTTGCCCTCGTCTTCTATCTGAAATACGAGGCCCCGCCCGATGAGCAGAATTTTCCGATGGTGATGGAAATGCTCCGGGCGGGTGAGGTGCGGGAAGATGACGACAGCTATCAATCGCCTCTTGACGAACTCTTTGACCGCCTGGAAATGCGAAGCCCAGACCACATCGCAGTCAAGTATTACCGCGACTATCGTTCCGGCAGTGCCAAAACCCTTAAATCCATTCAAATCACTCTGGCGGCGCGTCTTGAAAAGTTTAATCTTGAAAGCCTTGCCGCCCTCACCGCAACCGACGAACTGGATTTAGGGAGCATTGGCGAGAAAAAGACGGCGTTGTTCATCATCATTCCCGATAACGACAGCAGCTTTAACTTTCTCGTTTCCATTCTCTACACGCAACTCTTTCAGCAGCTCTTTTATTCCGCCGACCACAAGCACGGCGGCTCATTGCCCGTTCACGTCCATTTTCTGATGGACGAATTTGCCAACGTGAGCTTACCAGACGATTTCGACAAAATTTTGTCCGTCATGAGGTCACGTTCGGTTTCGGTATCCATTGTCCTGCAAAATATGGCTCAGCTAAAGGCTTTGTTCGAGAAACAATGGGAGTCCATCGTGGGTAACTGCGACGAATTTCTCTACCTGGGCGGAAATGAACAATCGACGCACAAATATGTTTCCGAGCTTCTTGGAAAAGAAACTTTGGACACAAACACTTATGGAAAATCCACAGGGCGTAACGGAAATTACAGCACAAACTACCAAATCAGCGGACGGGAACTCCTGACCCCTGACGAGGTGCGGATGCTCGATAACCGCTACGCCCTGCTATTCATACGCGGCGAACGCCCGATTTTGGATGACAAGTTTGACATCCTGCGTCATCCGAACGTAGGCGGTACGACGGACGGCAAGGCCGAGGCATTCCGTCACGGCGAAGTTACGGAATCGGTTGCTACCCTTGTTTTTGACGAGGACATTGACCCGGTGAGGCTGTCGGAAATCCAAATTACGGACAACGAAGCATATGAGCTTCTGTCCGAAGAAGATGTAGAAAATCTGTTTAACTAA
- a CDS encoding TrbC/VirB2 family protein, producing the protein MYSMKKNNKYNKSTYKLPMTGGVKKGFRAYACAVLALAVMMSFAVPAFAASDDPIQVVNNLSDFIFGLIRAIGLILLGFGIVQVGLSLKSHDPSQRANGFMTLAGGVIITFAKEILNLITGA; encoded by the coding sequence ATGTATTCCATGAAGAAAAACAACAAATACAATAAATCCACCTATAAGCTGCCCATGACGGGCGGTGTTAAGAAAGGCTTTCGTGCCTATGCCTGCGCTGTGCTTGCCCTTGCGGTCATGATGAGTTTTGCCGTTCCCGCATTTGCGGCAAGCGACGACCCGATTCAAGTGGTCAACAACCTATCCGATTTCATTTTCGGCTTGATAAGGGCGATCGGCTTAATCCTGCTCGGCTTTGGTATCGTGCAGGTGGGCCTGTCGCTCAAAAGCCACGACCCGAGCCAGAGGGCGAACGGCTTTATGACGTTGGCAGGGGGCGTAATTATAACTTTTGCCAAAGAGATTTTGAATCTCATTACGGGAGCGTGA
- a CDS encoding PrgI family protein, translating to MEVKINKEIRNYTESMFFGLSLRQCIFSVLALGVAVGIFFGLRSHLGTETVSWVCVLGAAPFAMMGFVTYHGMTAEQFVWAWIKSEILMPKHLTFRPTNIYHEAVRPLFENPKKEAMKRA from the coding sequence ATGGAAGTAAAAATCAATAAAGAAATCCGCAACTACACCGAGAGTATGTTTTTCGGTTTGAGTTTGCGGCAATGTATCTTTTCCGTTCTTGCCCTCGGTGTTGCCGTGGGTATTTTTTTCGGGCTGCGCAGCCACCTCGGAACGGAAACCGTGTCGTGGGTATGTGTCCTCGGTGCGGCTCCTTTTGCGATGATGGGCTTCGTCACCTACCACGGCATGACGGCGGAACAGTTTGTGTGGGCATGGATTAAGTCTGAAATCCTTATGCCGAAGCATTTGACATTTAGGCCCACAAACATCTATCACGAAGCGGTGCGCCCGCTTTTTGAAAACCCCAAAAAGGAGGCGATGAAACGTGCTTAA
- a CDS encoding VirB4-like conjugal transfer ATPase, CD1110 family, protein MLKTLKIWFNENRERFKVPKGVQEAIPVHSIYEDGIFLVRRGGLFGENKYSKTFQFTDINYAVASRSDKEKMFLDYSELLNSLDSGATAKLTIRARRLSKADYEANILIPMADDNLDKYRKELNAMLLEKVTESNAIVLDKMITISVCKKNIEEARAYFIRIGADLASHFSHLGSKCAELDVNERLKIFHDFYRPGEESSFHFDMSAAMRRGHSFKDYICPDSMEFDKGFFKVGERYGRTLFLKEYASYIKDTMIAELTELNQNMTLSIDIRPVTMEEAVREVERRVLGVETNITNWQRRQNSNNNFSAIIPYDMEQQRKESREFLDDITSRDQRMMFATVTIVHTAVTKEQLDADTESLLSTARKNLCQIAPLTFQQLDGLNTVLPFGHTKIQAVRTLTTESLAVLMPFKVQEVMDRGGIYYGQNAISHNLIMCLKEYLLNPNAFRLGVPGSGKSFGAKMELVMIALLFPDDDILVCDPENEYAALIKALGGEVIRIAAGSDDHINAMDMVEGYGEGSDPVIDKSEFVCSLFEQLDKNGLLPEEKSIIDRCVRNVYENYQSGGKLPTLAVLREDLLEQPEAEAKRLALKMELFTSGSLNAFAHKTNVDVRNRLIDYNIMDLGSQLKTMGLLVITDAMINRVTDNWRHSKRTHIFLDEFHVVFENEYSGTFFNSAWRRFRKRNAYPTGITQNVEYLLDSVLASTMLSNSEFIVMHNQAASDRDKLAQLLNISSEQMSYITNAREGEGLIRIGNAIVPFVNRFPKDTELYKLMTTKPRETQIG, encoded by the coding sequence GTGCTTAAAACACTCAAGATATGGTTTAATGAAAACCGTGAACGGTTCAAAGTGCCGAAAGGCGTACAGGAGGCTATTCCCGTCCATTCGATTTACGAGGACGGGATTTTTCTTGTCCGCAGGGGCGGTCTGTTCGGTGAAAACAAGTACAGCAAGACATTCCAGTTTACGGATATTAACTATGCCGTGGCTTCCCGGTCGGATAAAGAGAAGATGTTTCTCGACTACTCCGAACTGCTGAACTCCCTTGATTCCGGCGCAACGGCAAAGCTGACCATCCGCGCCCGCAGGCTTTCCAAAGCGGATTATGAGGCCAATATCCTTATCCCTATGGCGGACGATAATCTGGATAAATACCGCAAGGAACTCAATGCCATGCTGCTGGAAAAGGTCACGGAAAGCAACGCCATTGTCCTCGATAAAATGATTACCATTTCGGTGTGCAAGAAAAACATTGAGGAAGCGCGGGCGTACTTTATCCGCATCGGTGCGGATTTGGCTTCTCACTTCTCCCATCTCGGCTCAAAATGTGCAGAACTGGATGTGAACGAGCGGCTAAAAATCTTCCACGACTTCTACCGCCCCGGTGAGGAATCGTCCTTTCATTTTGATATGAGCGCGGCTATGCGGCGCGGCCATAGTTTTAAGGACTATATCTGCCCCGACAGCATGGAGTTTGACAAAGGGTTTTTCAAGGTGGGCGAACGCTACGGGCGCACCCTGTTCCTCAAGGAGTACGCTTCCTATATCAAAGACACTATGATAGCGGAGCTGACCGAACTCAACCAGAACATGACCCTTTCCATCGACATTCGCCCGGTTACGATGGAAGAAGCCGTCCGTGAGGTGGAGCGGCGCGTCCTCGGCGTGGAAACCAATATTACCAACTGGCAGCGCAGGCAAAACAGCAACAACAACTTTTCCGCCATCATTCCCTATGACATGGAACAGCAGCGGAAAGAAAGCCGGGAATTTCTCGACGATATCACGAGCCGGGATCAGCGCATGATGTTTGCCACGGTGACAATCGTGCATACCGCCGTCACAAAGGAACAGCTTGACGCGGACACCGAATCCCTGCTGTCCACGGCCCGAAAAAACCTGTGCCAGATTGCGCCGCTTACCTTCCAGCAGCTTGACGGATTGAACACCGTCCTGCCCTTCGGACACACGAAAATCCAAGCCGTCCGCACGCTCACCACAGAAAGCCTCGCCGTGCTTATGCCATTCAAGGTGCAGGAGGTTATGGACAGGGGCGGGATTTACTACGGGCAAAACGCCATTTCCCACAACCTTATTATGTGCTTAAAGGAATATCTGTTGAACCCAAACGCTTTTCGTTTGGGTGTTCCCGGAAGCGGCAAATCCTTTGGAGCAAAGATGGAGCTTGTAATGATTGCGCTGCTGTTCCCCGACGATGATATTTTGGTGTGCGATCCTGAGAATGAGTATGCGGCGCTCATAAAAGCCCTCGGCGGCGAGGTCATCCGAATTGCGGCGGGAAGCGACGACCATATCAATGCAATGGATATGGTGGAAGGCTACGGCGAGGGCAGCGACCCGGTAATCGACAAGAGCGAATTTGTCTGCTCCCTCTTTGAACAGCTTGATAAGAACGGCCTGCTGCCGGAGGAAAAATCCATCATTGACCGCTGCGTCCGCAATGTGTACGAGAATTATCAATCAGGCGGCAAGCTGCCGACCCTTGCGGTTTTGCGGGAGGATTTACTGGAACAGCCGGAAGCGGAGGCAAAACGCCTTGCTCTAAAAATGGAGCTTTTCACAAGTGGATCGCTCAATGCCTTTGCCCACAAAACCAACGTGGATGTGCGTAACCGCCTGATTGACTACAACATCATGGACTTGGGGAGCCAGCTCAAAACGATGGGTTTACTGGTTATCACCGACGCCATGATTAACCGGGTGACCGACAACTGGCGGCACAGCAAGCGGACGCATATCTTTCTGGATGAGTTTCATGTCGTTTTTGAAAATGAGTACAGCGGAACTTTTTTCAATTCCGCTTGGCGCAGATTCAGAAAGCGCAACGCTTATCCTACGGGCATCACACAGAACGTCGAGTACCTGCTTGATTCCGTTTTGGCAAGCACCATGCTGTCCAACAGCGAGTTTATCGTCATGCACAATCAGGCTGCCAGCGACCGCGACAAGCTGGCGCAGCTTCTCAATATTTCAAGCGAGCAGATGAGCTATATCACCAACGCCCGGGAGGGCGAGGGCTTAATCCGTATCGGCAATGCGATTGTCCCGTTCGTCAACAGATTTCCCAAAGATACGGAACTCTACAAGCTGATGACGACAAAACCGAGGGAAACTCAAATCGGCTGA